Proteins from a genomic interval of Rubinisphaera italica:
- a CDS encoding phage portal protein, which produces MLGYVRDKMMTARLRARYERQVQERLSQLVEGVGPRAVSEELGGWMPVGSGKTRMTEQSRQDLRQQVRELVRGNPHARNVLRLLEAYVVGDGLRLTVSPKRGARLASDAPELDQLAELWQTFLDENRNHFSYREYARRVWRDGECFLRLFADQSWPPTVRFIDAERIGPSIDDPESQGIVTNQNDVEEVEGYILLHRDHGDVVQVIPADVVLHTRYGVDTNEKRGVSFFVSILKPLEKFQEWQETELLARKLQASIVLWRKVQGGAAQANSLAESARLGTSVEVGGGVRQERVRPGTILTTSAGTEMQYLQPNTNYGDAVPLGRMMLLCATGGGGNFEPGGSAASGEVGSASGGR; this is translated from the coding sequence ATGCTGGGATATGTTCGAGATAAAATGATGACGGCTCGGTTGCGGGCGCGGTATGAGCGTCAGGTGCAGGAGCGATTGAGTCAGCTGGTGGAGGGAGTTGGTCCGCGAGCGGTTTCTGAGGAACTTGGGGGATGGATGCCGGTGGGGTCGGGGAAAACTCGCATGACGGAACAGTCGCGTCAGGATTTGCGGCAGCAGGTTCGTGAGTTGGTGCGGGGGAATCCTCATGCCCGGAATGTCTTGCGTCTGTTGGAAGCGTATGTGGTGGGGGATGGATTGCGATTGACGGTTTCACCGAAGAGAGGAGCCCGTCTCGCGAGTGATGCTCCCGAGTTGGATCAGCTGGCGGAATTGTGGCAGACATTTCTGGATGAGAATCGGAATCATTTTTCGTATCGGGAATATGCTCGACGAGTCTGGCGGGATGGAGAGTGTTTTCTGCGGTTGTTTGCCGATCAGTCCTGGCCGCCGACGGTGCGGTTTATTGATGCGGAGCGAATTGGTCCTTCGATTGACGATCCGGAATCTCAGGGGATTGTGACAAATCAGAATGATGTGGAAGAAGTGGAAGGTTACATCTTATTACATCGCGATCATGGCGATGTTGTTCAAGTGATTCCCGCAGATGTGGTGCTGCATACCCGGTATGGGGTGGATACGAACGAGAAGCGGGGAGTGAGCTTCTTTGTCTCGATTTTGAAGCCGTTGGAGAAATTTCAGGAGTGGCAGGAGACGGAACTGCTGGCTCGGAAACTACAGGCTTCGATTGTGCTGTGGAGGAAAGTTCAGGGAGGGGCAGCTCAGGCGAATTCGCTCGCGGAGAGTGCGAGGTTGGGAACTTCGGTTGAGGTTGGCGGAGGTGTTCGTCAGGAGCGGGTACGTCCAGGAACAATATTGACGACCTCGGCTGGTACCGAGATGCAGTATTTGCAGCCGAATACGAATTATGGGGATGCGGTGCCGTTGGGTCGGATGATGCTTCTATGTGCGACTGGTGGAGGCGGGAATTTTGAGCCGGGCGGAAGTGCAGCGTCGGGAGAAGTTGGATCCGCATCAGGTGGGAGATGA
- a CDS encoding terminase large subunit domain-containing protein: MTRRAASRHPSRFREAIQVEGLEGKRFVNVMEDWQQQDLEALDAGWLRLAGRKASHGYLRAYLERPRGHSKTTDMALQLVWILQNSDIRLEGVAAAADRDQAGLIHTAMQKLVEQNAGLCRDLVFRQHAVINSRTSSRLTILSSDAQSSWGLLPDFVICDELSHWEKPDLWYSLISSAAKKPNCMLVVLTNAGVGRGWQWEVREAAQKSSRWFFSSLDGCQAKWISQNWLEEQREMLPGAVFDRLWNNRWQLSDGSFISLQEAEACRDESLKSQEQGRRGVRYFAAIDFAEKHDFTVGVLLHWEGEQLVVDRMDVIQPRPDQPVQVAWVEEWIDKISTAFGNVCFVVDEYQLLSTIQKFESRVEIERFAFGAGKGNHALAINLRQLILRQGIRWYAGCGQLNDVAERNDLETELASVMLRQNASGRCRIDHLSDGVHHDDRVFALGAAALKASETGCVADWMEVSEGGLV; this comes from the coding sequence ATGACACGCCGGGCGGCGAGTCGGCATCCGAGTCGATTTCGTGAGGCGATCCAAGTTGAGGGACTGGAAGGGAAACGGTTCGTCAATGTGATGGAGGATTGGCAGCAACAAGACCTGGAAGCTTTGGATGCGGGCTGGTTGCGATTGGCGGGACGGAAAGCATCCCATGGATATCTGCGGGCTTATCTGGAGCGGCCGCGTGGGCATTCAAAAACGACTGATATGGCGTTGCAGTTGGTTTGGATTCTGCAGAATAGTGACATTCGTCTGGAAGGCGTGGCGGCTGCGGCAGATCGGGATCAGGCGGGATTGATTCATACGGCAATGCAGAAACTGGTCGAGCAGAATGCGGGGTTATGTCGCGATCTGGTGTTTCGCCAGCATGCGGTGATCAATTCCAGGACATCGAGTCGATTGACGATTCTTTCTTCGGATGCACAGAGCAGTTGGGGACTACTCCCTGATTTTGTGATCTGTGATGAGCTTTCGCATTGGGAGAAGCCGGATCTGTGGTATTCGCTGATTTCCTCGGCGGCCAAGAAACCGAATTGCATGCTGGTCGTGTTGACGAATGCCGGTGTGGGACGTGGCTGGCAATGGGAAGTGCGTGAGGCGGCTCAGAAGAGTTCACGGTGGTTTTTTTCGTCACTGGATGGTTGTCAGGCGAAATGGATTTCTCAGAACTGGCTGGAGGAGCAACGGGAGATGTTGCCGGGGGCGGTGTTTGATCGACTCTGGAATAATCGCTGGCAATTGAGTGATGGGAGTTTTATTTCACTGCAAGAAGCCGAGGCGTGTCGGGATGAGAGTTTGAAGAGCCAGGAGCAGGGACGACGGGGCGTGAGATACTTCGCGGCAATCGACTTTGCAGAGAAACATGATTTTACAGTTGGTGTACTGCTGCACTGGGAGGGTGAGCAGTTGGTGGTTGATCGGATGGATGTGATTCAGCCCAGGCCGGATCAGCCGGTGCAGGTGGCTTGGGTTGAGGAGTGGATTGACAAGATTTCGACGGCTTTCGGAAATGTCTGTTTTGTGGTGGATGAATATCAGCTGCTCTCGACGATTCAGAAATTTGAATCTCGGGTGGAAATTGAGCGATTTGCCTTTGGAGCGGGGAAGGGCAATCACGCACTGGCGATCAATTTGCGTCAATTGATACTACGGCAGGGAATCCGCTGGTATGCGGGATGTGGTCAGTTAAATGATGTGGCTGAGCGGAACGATCTGGAGACGGAACTGGCCAGCGTGATGTTACGACAGAATGCGAGTGGACGTTGCCGGATCGATCATTTGTCTGATGGTGTGCATCATGACGATCGTGTGTTTGCATTGGGGGCAGCGGCATTAAAAGCCTCCGAGACGGGTTGTGTGGCGGACTGGATGGAAGTGAGTGAAGGGGGATTGGTTTAG
- a CDS encoding ABC transporter, with amino-acid sequence MNYEFLPKQRTVRTSQVMDLFGIDFEQGRHVVAEGLELPVEQGSILCFTGDSGSGKSSMMRAVCRQIEGVVDVNALELQPVSLIDGLGIKVTEGMALLASCGLGEAHLMLRTPAELSDGQRYRYRIALAISQQPAWIVADEFTATLDRTLAKVIAFNVRKICDRTGIGFLVATTHDDIVSDMNPDVHVVCRLGDEPDVVCRDENVKKKGSVLAGRSGSVKRPESTGRILLGGIIDRTTSASSSM; translated from the coding sequence GTGAATTACGAATTTCTCCCCAAACAACGCACGGTGCGGACGTCGCAGGTGATGGATTTGTTTGGGATTGATTTTGAGCAGGGACGGCATGTTGTCGCTGAGGGATTGGAATTGCCTGTTGAGCAGGGATCGATTCTCTGCTTTACGGGGGATTCCGGTTCGGGTAAGTCGAGCATGATGCGGGCGGTTTGTCGGCAGATTGAGGGCGTGGTTGATGTGAATGCTCTGGAACTTCAGCCGGTCAGTTTGATTGATGGACTGGGAATCAAGGTGACGGAGGGGATGGCTTTGCTGGCTTCGTGTGGATTGGGAGAGGCGCATTTGATGTTGCGGACGCCGGCTGAGTTGAGTGACGGCCAGCGGTATCGATATCGGATTGCGTTGGCGATTTCTCAGCAACCTGCCTGGATTGTGGCGGATGAATTTACGGCGACACTGGATCGCACATTAGCAAAGGTGATTGCGTTCAATGTGCGGAAGATTTGTGATCGGACGGGAATCGGTTTTCTGGTCGCGACGACGCATGACGATATTGTGTCGGATATGAATCCGGATGTGCATGTGGTTTGCCGACTGGGTGATGAACCGGATGTAGTTTGTCGGGATGAGAATGTAAAAAAAAAGGGATCAGTTTTGGCGGGGAGATCTGGGTCAGTGAAGCGTCCCGAGTCGACTGGCCGTATTTTGCTGGGTGGCATTATCGATCGCACGACGTCGGCTTCGTCCAGTATGTGA
- a CDS encoding ParB N-terminal domain-containing protein — MRIETKNVNQLKPADYNPRVELKPGMDEYERLKRSLAEFELVQPLVWNERTGHVVGGHQRLGVLKAEGVQEVQVVVVDLPLEREKALNIALNNERVGGRWDVEKLQDLVTELIELPEIDETLTGFSPEELNELMLKPSWSGEEIAEEGEQIVVTCKVAEDEWDGFRSGLDDLLKEFDVELHVRMPGGG, encoded by the coding sequence ATGCGAATTGAAACGAAGAATGTCAATCAACTCAAGCCTGCTGATTACAACCCGCGGGTGGAGTTGAAGCCGGGGATGGATGAGTATGAGCGGCTGAAACGGTCGCTGGCTGAGTTTGAGTTGGTGCAGCCTCTGGTGTGGAATGAGCGGACCGGGCATGTCGTGGGTGGGCATCAACGGCTGGGGGTGTTGAAAGCCGAGGGGGTTCAAGAGGTGCAGGTGGTTGTGGTCGATCTGCCTCTGGAGCGGGAGAAAGCACTTAATATTGCCCTCAATAACGAACGGGTGGGTGGTCGGTGGGATGTCGAAAAGTTGCAGGATCTGGTGACCGAGTTGATTGAGTTGCCGGAGATTGATGAAACCTTAACTGGCTTCAGTCCCGAAGAGTTGAATGAACTGATGTTGAAACCATCCTGGTCGGGCGAAGAAATCGCAGAAGAGGGCGAACAGATTGTTGTCACCTGCAAAGTCGCTGAGGACGAGTGGGACGGGTTTCGGTCTGGGCTTGATGATTTGCTCAAAGAGTTCGATGTGGAACTGCATGTGCGGATGCCGGGAGGTGGATGA
- a CDS encoding ThiF family adenylyltransferase, producing MTTHFTGNFDRYRKQTLFSGIGEAGQKQLQNARVAIVGCGALGSVIAETLARAGVGYLRIIDRDFVDLSNLQRQHLFDEDDVHAHLPKAVAAQKKLQRINSDITIESHVEDLHASNIEQLLTSCTLIMDGTDNFETRFLINDYALESNTPWISGGVIAARGQVFTVIPHRTACLRCILEEDPPQTETCDTAGVIGPAVNVIASLQATRALQWIASAGQLIDQRMTIIDLWEGSFQQIDLSSLSDNESCPACNQQERLWLRGERTSQSTILCGRNAVQISPSPGKSIDLKQQQLLWNTIGTTTLNPFLLWFQPTDQPEIELHLFQDRRAIIKGTEDLNTAKTLYSRYLGS from the coding sequence ATGACCACTCATTTCACTGGAAATTTCGACCGCTATCGCAAGCAAACTCTCTTCTCCGGCATTGGTGAAGCAGGTCAAAAACAGCTGCAGAATGCACGCGTCGCCATCGTCGGTTGCGGAGCTCTCGGCTCTGTCATTGCCGAAACTCTCGCACGAGCAGGTGTCGGATATTTACGAATTATCGACCGGGATTTTGTCGATCTCTCCAACCTGCAGCGACAGCACCTGTTTGATGAAGACGATGTCCACGCTCATCTGCCCAAAGCCGTCGCCGCTCAAAAGAAGCTGCAGCGAATCAATTCCGACATTACCATCGAATCCCACGTTGAAGACCTGCACGCCTCCAACATCGAACAGTTGCTCACCTCTTGCACGCTCATCATGGATGGCACCGATAACTTCGAAACGCGATTCCTGATCAACGATTACGCTCTCGAATCGAACACACCCTGGATTTCCGGCGGCGTCATCGCCGCCCGCGGACAAGTCTTCACCGTCATCCCTCACCGCACAGCCTGCCTGAGATGTATTCTCGAAGAAGATCCGCCGCAAACCGAAACCTGCGACACAGCCGGCGTCATCGGCCCAGCCGTCAATGTGATCGCCTCACTCCAGGCAACGCGGGCGCTGCAGTGGATCGCCTCTGCTGGTCAGCTCATCGATCAACGCATGACTATCATCGATCTCTGGGAAGGATCTTTTCAGCAGATCGACCTCTCCAGTTTATCCGACAACGAAAGTTGCCCGGCCTGCAACCAACAAGAACGACTCTGGCTCCGCGGCGAGCGAACCAGTCAATCCACAATCCTCTGTGGTAGAAATGCCGTACAAATCTCCCCCAGCCCCGGCAAATCGATTGACCTCAAGCAACAGCAACTCCTCTGGAACACCATCGGCACCACAACATTAAATCCCTTTCTGCTCTGGTTCCAACCGACCGACCAACCGGAAATCGAACTCCATCTCTTCCAGGATCGCCGCGCCATCATCAAAGGCACCGAAGACCTCAACACCGCCAAAACACTCTACTCCCGATACCTCGGCTCATAA
- a CDS encoding (5-formylfuran-3-yl)methyl phosphate synthase has protein sequence MPQLLISVRSSIEATAAIAGGCYVLDIKEPENGPLGMASADVITQIFGQIPPEHSDILKSVALGELHDWSADRRPDPILSQANILKVGPGDFEDIAGWIRSLKALIHRFQHHQILTNQFIAVIYADTPLGQLILSQSPNDQLQLFHELRAISCTGLLIDTQNKTAGCLTKYATETQLLQFCNHCQQANLTSALAGSLQLDEVTKLMNSGIKPNYFGFRSAACVSGIRTHEIDAELVRDLKRYLR, from the coding sequence ATGCCTCAGCTGCTGATCAGTGTTCGTTCTTCCATCGAAGCAACTGCTGCGATAGCAGGAGGTTGCTACGTTCTGGATATCAAAGAACCCGAAAACGGCCCCCTCGGAATGGCATCCGCTGATGTGATCACTCAGATTTTCGGCCAAATCCCTCCTGAGCATTCCGACATTCTGAAAAGCGTCGCCTTGGGAGAATTACACGACTGGTCAGCCGATCGACGGCCAGACCCCATTTTGAGTCAAGCAAATATCCTCAAAGTTGGCCCCGGCGACTTCGAGGATATCGCGGGCTGGATTCGATCACTTAAAGCCTTGATCCATCGCTTTCAACACCATCAAATCCTGACCAATCAATTCATCGCCGTTATCTATGCGGACACCCCACTCGGACAATTGATCCTGAGTCAATCACCAAATGACCAGTTGCAACTCTTTCACGAACTCCGTGCCATCAGTTGCACCGGACTACTGATTGACACTCAAAATAAAACAGCAGGCTGCTTAACGAAATACGCCACCGAAACTCAACTCCTGCAATTTTGCAACCACTGCCAACAGGCAAATCTCACCTCCGCCCTTGCAGGCTCCCTGCAACTGGATGAGGTGACGAAATTGATGAACTCCGGAATCAAACCCAATTACTTCGGCTTCCGCTCAGCGGCCTGTGTGTCAGGTATCAGAACGCATGAAATTGATGCCGAGCTTGTTCGGGACCTCAAGAGATACCTCCGTTAA
- the typA gene encoding translational GTPase TypA, which yields MQRSDIRNIAIIAHVDHGKTTLVDSLLKQSGQFRDSQLQEACILDSNDLERERGITILAKNIALNYEGVKINIIDTPGHADFGGEVERVLSMADGALVLVDAFEGPRPQTRFVLSKALEQNLKPLVVINKIDRPDCRPDEVLSQVFDLLVELGASDEVLDFPYVYASGRSGFATHDPKDHTGDIRPLLDMIIEHVPAPTVAMDDPFQMMVTTLQWSKYVGRIATGRILAGKVNTGEKVVLMRADGSRVNSTVEQVEVFNNLGRAAVPQASAGDLVALVGLPDPDIGDTIAHPSITEALPRIKVDEPTISMSFTINSSPFAGKSGKFVTSRHLRDRLMRELQSNVALRVEETDVKECFRVSGRGLLHLSILIEEMRREGYELSVGKPEVISKEIDGVMHEPFEILSIDVPTDLVGGAMELITPRRGQLQDMTSSETGQSHLQFLIPARGLIGLRTRLMNATRGEAVINHRFDSYKPSEGELPGRANGVLISQLPGKSSAYALWKLQDRAEMFVNPGTDIYEGMIVGENSRDNDMVVNPVREKKLTNVRASGSDDAILLKPPRDMSLEIALEYIERDEYVEVTPAAIRLRKIGLTENERKRRPMLVG from the coding sequence ATGCAACGTTCAGACATCCGCAACATCGCCATTATCGCCCACGTCGATCATGGAAAAACCACCCTGGTCGACAGTCTGCTCAAGCAGTCCGGTCAATTCCGGGATTCCCAACTGCAGGAAGCCTGTATTCTCGATTCCAACGATCTGGAACGCGAACGAGGCATCACGATTCTTGCCAAAAACATCGCCCTGAATTACGAAGGGGTGAAGATCAACATCATCGACACGCCTGGTCACGCGGACTTCGGTGGCGAAGTCGAACGCGTGCTCAGTATGGCTGACGGTGCTCTCGTACTGGTCGATGCCTTTGAAGGGCCCCGTCCGCAAACACGCTTTGTGCTTTCAAAAGCACTCGAGCAGAATCTGAAACCACTCGTGGTCATCAATAAAATTGACCGCCCGGATTGTCGCCCCGATGAAGTCCTTTCCCAGGTTTTCGACTTGCTGGTCGAACTGGGAGCGAGCGACGAAGTTCTTGACTTCCCCTATGTCTACGCGAGTGGACGCAGCGGCTTTGCGACACATGACCCTAAAGATCACACCGGCGACATCCGCCCGTTGCTCGACATGATTATCGAACATGTACCGGCTCCGACCGTCGCCATGGATGATCCTTTCCAGATGATGGTGACGACATTGCAGTGGTCGAAGTATGTCGGACGAATTGCCACGGGACGAATTCTGGCCGGCAAAGTGAATACCGGCGAAAAAGTCGTACTGATGCGAGCAGACGGTTCTCGTGTGAATTCCACCGTGGAACAGGTCGAAGTCTTTAACAATCTGGGTCGTGCGGCTGTGCCTCAGGCGAGCGCTGGCGATCTGGTCGCTCTGGTCGGATTGCCCGATCCAGACATTGGAGACACGATTGCTCATCCTTCGATCACCGAGGCATTGCCACGAATCAAAGTGGATGAACCAACAATTTCAATGAGTTTCACAATTAACAGTTCGCCATTTGCCGGAAAGTCTGGCAAGTTCGTAACGAGCCGTCACTTGCGTGATCGACTGATGCGGGAGTTGCAGTCGAACGTTGCATTGCGAGTCGAAGAGACAGATGTGAAGGAATGTTTCCGCGTTTCGGGACGAGGCTTACTGCACTTGTCGATTCTGATTGAAGAAATGCGACGCGAAGGCTACGAGCTCTCAGTCGGTAAGCCTGAAGTGATTAGCAAAGAGATCGATGGCGTGATGCACGAGCCCTTCGAGATTCTTTCGATTGATGTTCCGACAGATTTGGTCGGTGGAGCGATGGAATTGATCACTCCCCGCCGGGGTCAGCTCCAGGATATGACGTCGAGTGAAACCGGACAGTCGCACCTCCAGTTCCTGATCCCGGCTCGGGGTTTGATTGGTTTGCGAACACGACTGATGAATGCCACTCGCGGCGAAGCGGTGATCAATCATCGATTCGATTCTTACAAACCGAGCGAAGGCGAATTGCCGGGCCGAGCCAATGGCGTACTGATCTCTCAGCTGCCTGGGAAATCATCGGCCTACGCGTTGTGGAAACTTCAAGATCGAGCCGAGATGTTCGTCAATCCGGGCACGGATATTTACGAAGGCATGATTGTCGGCGAGAACTCTCGCGATAACGACATGGTCGTGAATCCTGTCCGAGAAAAGAAACTGACCAACGTGCGAGCTTCCGGTTCAGACGACGCCATTCTGCTCAAGCCGCCACGCGATATGTCCCTGGAAATCGCACTCGAGTACATCGAACGCGATGAGTATGTCGAAGTGACCCCGGCTGCCATTCGACTGCGAAAAATCGGCCTGACCGAAAACGAACGCAAACGCCGCCCGATGCTTGTTGGGTAA
- a CDS encoding 3-keto-disaccharide hydrolase has translation MSTWKYSVSSAICLTLLLAGFSTTCPAEEKLGEKKESEWIPLFDGKTLNGWKKTNFGGPGEVSVEEGAMVIEMSAPLNGVTMTEEAFKKLPKGNYEIKLQAQRALGGDFFVGLTVPVKDAHCSLIMGGWGGGVIGISSLNGYDASENETTTYATFEKGKWYDIRMKVTDKKIIVWLDDEEVINVDIEDSKISTRIEVDLSAPLGLATFETTAKIRNFMMRPLSE, from the coding sequence ATGTCCACCTGGAAATATTCAGTCTCATCCGCGATCTGTTTGACTCTCTTACTTGCAGGATTCTCAACAACATGCCCTGCCGAAGAAAAGCTAGGCGAGAAAAAAGAATCCGAATGGATACCGCTATTCGATGGCAAAACACTCAACGGCTGGAAGAAAACCAACTTCGGTGGGCCTGGGGAAGTGAGCGTTGAAGAGGGGGCAATGGTCATCGAGATGTCTGCTCCACTTAATGGGGTGACGATGACTGAGGAAGCGTTTAAGAAGTTGCCGAAGGGGAATTATGAAATCAAACTGCAGGCTCAACGGGCGTTGGGAGGAGATTTCTTTGTCGGTTTGACTGTCCCTGTGAAAGATGCCCACTGCTCACTGATCATGGGGGGCTGGGGTGGCGGAGTGATCGGCATTTCCAGTCTGAATGGGTACGATGCCTCCGAAAATGAAACGACGACCTATGCCACTTTTGAAAAGGGCAAATGGTACGATATCCGCATGAAGGTGACCGATAAGAAAATTATCGTCTGGCTGGACGATGAAGAGGTGATCAATGTCGATATTGAAGACTCGAAAATCTCGACGCGCATCGAAGTCGATCTCTCTGCTCCACTGGGCTTGGCGACGTTTGAAACGACAGCCAAAATTCGGAACTTTATGATGCGTCCGCTGAGTGAGTAA
- a CDS encoding autotransporter outer membrane beta-barrel domain-containing protein, whose protein sequence is MHNSCFQGNRPNSDSAAQLPSSLAQVGVQNGTVIFNQLATRLHGIAGSYGLGDDFGYSATMPNFESGFQLASDSADDLSNPLIVRGQCGSGCCSDWCAYNSEWDGWASGYGIGGEVSSTGGAAGLDYRTGGAQVGLFKRADADTLMGFFGGTSFQQADFTDNSRADVDSGTIGGFIYNQDCSGSTWMVAANFYHDSYRTSRPVGAGTAHGSFDGIQQGIYAERGQILNYCGYQVLPKVALQQIWLHQDAYTETGTGGAASVAGNDTNSLRAIAGLDVSTDPICFAGGDVKLNASGQYMYETLDDSTSATASVGAAPAFTARGVSFGRSWGVFGTGFSYDRFDRVSLYGNYDLYIGENSTFHTADGGVAVNW, encoded by the coding sequence GTGCACAACTCTTGCTTCCAGGGGAATCGACCCAATTCGGATAGTGCTGCACAGCTTCCTTCCAGTTTGGCACAGGTTGGCGTTCAGAATGGAACCGTAATTTTTAATCAACTGGCGACTCGTCTACATGGCATCGCTGGCTCCTATGGGCTTGGCGACGACTTTGGCTATTCTGCTACGATGCCAAATTTTGAATCAGGCTTCCAACTCGCAAGCGACTCTGCAGATGACCTTTCGAATCCACTGATTGTTCGCGGGCAATGTGGATCGGGATGCTGCAGTGACTGGTGTGCCTATAACAGCGAATGGGATGGATGGGCGAGTGGTTACGGAATCGGCGGTGAAGTTTCCAGCACTGGCGGAGCAGCTGGGTTAGACTATCGCACCGGAGGTGCACAGGTCGGTTTGTTCAAACGAGCAGACGCCGACACTTTGATGGGATTCTTCGGCGGCACCAGTTTCCAACAGGCCGATTTCACCGACAACTCACGAGCCGATGTCGATAGCGGAACGATTGGTGGCTTTATCTACAACCAAGACTGTAGTGGCAGTACCTGGATGGTTGCTGCGAATTTTTATCACGACAGCTATCGGACTTCACGACCTGTTGGTGCTGGAACTGCTCATGGAAGTTTTGACGGAATTCAGCAGGGAATTTATGCCGAACGTGGACAGATTCTCAATTACTGTGGATATCAGGTTCTTCCCAAAGTGGCCCTGCAACAGATCTGGTTGCATCAGGATGCCTATACGGAAACAGGAACCGGGGGAGCCGCCAGTGTTGCTGGCAATGATACGAACTCCCTGCGAGCTATCGCTGGGCTTGACGTCTCTACGGACCCGATTTGCTTTGCAGGCGGCGATGTGAAACTCAACGCAAGTGGACAATATATGTACGAGACACTTGACGATAGTACATCGGCGACGGCTTCCGTCGGCGCAGCTCCGGCATTTACCGCTCGGGGTGTTAGTTTCGGACGTTCCTGGGGAGTGTTCGGAACCGGATTCAGCTACGATCGATTTGATCGTGTTTCTCTCTACGGTAACTATGATCTGTATATTGGAGAAAACAGCACCTTCCACACCGCAGATGGTGGTGTGGCTGTGAACTGGTAA